The following coding sequences lie in one Heyndrickxia oleronia genomic window:
- a CDS encoding DUF3231 family protein, translating into MSDKINIVKLTSAEISALWTTYMNDSVAKCLLTHFIETNTDPEIDSVLTNIQKIVNKHMDRIAELFQKENIVIPEAFKVEKHVIPKAPKLFSDVFYIQSAYQMCRFGISSHSTFFASSAREDIRFMFKDFIDDASQLYNDTVDKLQQKGIFVRMPFMTYPTKIDFVKKENFLTGWLGRKRSLLSIEVTHLITNAYQNEIG; encoded by the coding sequence ATGAGCGATAAAATAAATATTGTGAAGCTAACGAGTGCTGAAATTTCAGCTCTTTGGACAACATATATGAACGATAGTGTAGCTAAATGTTTACTGACTCACTTTATAGAAACAAACACAGATCCGGAAATAGATTCAGTGCTTACAAACATTCAAAAGATTGTAAATAAACATATGGACAGGATCGCTGAGCTCTTCCAAAAGGAAAATATTGTTATACCTGAGGCGTTTAAAGTTGAAAAACATGTAATTCCGAAAGCTCCTAAATTATTTTCTGATGTTTTTTATATACAAAGTGCCTATCAAATGTGCCGGTTTGGGATTAGTTCTCACTCTACATTCTTCGCTAGCTCTGCAAGAGAAGATATTCGTTTCATGTTCAAAGACTTTATCGATGATGCGTCTCAGCTATATAATGATACCGTCGATAAATTGCAGCAAAAAGGAATTTTTGTTCGAATGCCTTTTATGACCTATCCTACCAAGATTGACTTTGTCAAAAAAGAAAACTTCTTGACAGGATGGCTTGGACGTAAGCGCTCCCTATTAAGTATCGAAGTCACTCATTTAATCACCAATGCCTATCAGAACGAAATTGGGTGA
- a CDS encoding DUF3231 family protein, with protein sequence MGFSQVAQEQVLREYFSRGKQLSKHILSSIRDVLEECDIPFPNIWDQSVNGSTTAPFSDQLMLYIIGILSNLGMMTYGAGLSATMRRDISAMYGSFITKTGAYGEDGMALMIEKGWMEQPPQFIDHEKLAKGK encoded by the coding sequence ATAGGCTTTTCTCAAGTAGCACAGGAACAAGTACTCCGAGAATATTTTAGTCGTGGCAAACAATTGAGCAAACACATCCTCAGTTCCATACGTGATGTTCTAGAAGAATGTGATATACCTTTCCCTAATATATGGGATCAAAGTGTAAATGGCTCAACAACTGCCCCTTTTTCAGATCAGCTAATGCTTTATATAATCGGCATCCTTTCAAATCTTGGAATGATGACATATGGTGCTGGATTATCGGCTACAATGCGTAGGGATATAAGTGCGATGTATGGAAGTTTCATTACAAAAACTGGTGCTTACGGTGAAGATGGGATGGCATTAATGATAGAAAAGGGCTGGATGGAACAGCCTCCCCAATTTATTGATCATGAAAAATTAGCAAAAGGAAAATAA
- a CDS encoding NAD-dependent succinate-semialdehyde dehydrogenase — translation MEKQLMYCNGEWIGSDNPVLEVTNPATGEVIATVPFGGKREAQLAIDAANDAFPHWAALSAYERGDLIRAWYDLVKEHEMELASIMTAEQGKPLKEALGEIQYANGFLSWYAEEGKRVYGEMIPATQRNKRLWVQKQPVGVVAAITPWNFPAAMITRKVGPALAAGCTVVVKPAEQTPLTALKLAELAEKAGIPKGVINVITGDPKEIGEVWLQDPKVRKLTFTGSTEVGKLLMRGSANTVKKISLELGGHAPVIITKNADMNKAVDGVIAAKFRNAGQTCVCSNRIYVHEEILDDFTTKFTAKVKELRIGNGMDEGTEIGPLIDEAAISKVQQHVSDAVQKGAKIETGGNLENGLFYQPTVLSNVNDEMLCMREETFGPLAPIASYTSEEEVIRRANDSIFGLAAYVFTENISEGIRIVEGLEYGIIGFNDGLPSTPQAPFGGFKQSGLGREGGHHGIEEYLEVKYVSLGF, via the coding sequence ATGGAAAAACAGTTAATGTATTGCAATGGCGAATGGATAGGAAGCGATAACCCTGTATTAGAGGTTACTAATCCTGCTACAGGTGAGGTCATCGCAACAGTGCCTTTTGGTGGAAAAAGAGAAGCACAGCTTGCCATTGACGCAGCAAATGATGCATTTCCTCACTGGGCTGCACTTTCAGCCTATGAACGTGGAGATCTAATTCGAGCATGGTATGACCTCGTTAAGGAACATGAAATGGAGCTTGCAAGCATCATGACCGCTGAACAAGGAAAACCGTTAAAGGAAGCACTTGGAGAAATTCAATATGCAAATGGTTTTCTATCCTGGTACGCTGAAGAAGGAAAAAGAGTTTATGGGGAAATGATTCCTGCCACACAGCGAAACAAACGACTGTGGGTTCAAAAGCAACCAGTTGGTGTCGTTGCTGCTATTACCCCCTGGAATTTTCCAGCTGCCATGATTACACGTAAAGTGGGTCCAGCACTTGCTGCTGGCTGTACGGTTGTCGTCAAGCCTGCAGAGCAAACTCCGTTAACGGCTTTAAAGCTTGCTGAATTAGCTGAAAAGGCAGGAATCCCAAAAGGCGTTATTAATGTTATTACAGGTGATCCGAAGGAAATTGGTGAAGTATGGCTACAGGATCCCAAGGTGAGAAAACTTACTTTTACTGGTTCAACAGAAGTAGGAAAACTGTTAATGCGCGGCTCAGCAAACACTGTTAAAAAAATTTCGCTTGAACTTGGTGGACATGCCCCTGTCATCATAACTAAAAATGCTGATATGAATAAAGCGGTTGACGGTGTAATTGCTGCTAAATTTCGTAATGCTGGACAAACATGTGTCTGTTCAAATCGAATCTATGTACACGAAGAAATTCTAGATGATTTTACAACTAAATTTACTGCGAAGGTAAAAGAGCTACGGATTGGGAATGGAATGGATGAAGGAACAGAAATTGGTCCTTTAATTGATGAGGCAGCGATTTCTAAGGTACAACAGCATGTATCGGATGCTGTACAGAAAGGGGCAAAGATTGAAACGGGTGGTAACTTAGAAAACGGATTATTCTACCAACCTACTGTCCTTTCAAATGTAAATGATGAAATGCTTTGTATGAGAGAGGAAACTTTTGGGCCACTTGCTCCTATTGCTTCCTACACAAGTGAAGAGGAAGTAATTAGACGAGCAAATGATTCCATTTTCGGTCTGGCTGCTTACGTCTTTACTGAAAACATCTCAGAAGGCATCAGAATTGTCGAAGGTTTGGAATACGGTATCATCGGATTCAATGATGGTCTCCCTTCCACCCCTCAAGCTCCTTTTGGTGGTTTCAAACAAAGTGGACTTGGGCGTGAAGGTGGTCACCACGGAATTGAGGAATATTTAGAAGTTAAATATGTTTCATTAGGATTTTAA
- a CDS encoding SRPBCC family protein, with protein sequence MPIIKYSIYIEAPITICFDYARSVEVHMKTTRKTSERAIGGVTTGLLENGDTVVWEAIHFGIKQTLTAKIIEMDKPHKFIDIMVKGAFHSFIHTHEFVEEGKGTIMMDTFDYQSPFGILGSIADRLFLEKYMQCFLEDRAKELKRIIEKK encoded by the coding sequence ATGCCAATTATTAAGTATTCGATTTATATTGAAGCACCTATAACTATTTGTTTTGATTATGCTCGAAGTGTAGAAGTACATATGAAAACCACTAGAAAAACAAGTGAACGAGCAATTGGCGGTGTTACTACTGGTCTCTTGGAAAATGGAGATACAGTTGTATGGGAAGCTATACATTTTGGAATTAAACAAACATTGACAGCTAAGATTATAGAAATGGACAAACCACATAAATTTATCGACATTATGGTAAAAGGAGCGTTCCACTCGTTTATTCATACACATGAGTTTGTTGAAGAAGGGAAAGGTACGATTATGATGGATACCTTTGACTATCAATCACCCTTTGGAATACTCGGAAGCATAGCTGATAGATTATTTTTAGAAAAATATATGCAGTGTTTCCTTGAAGATCGTGCAAAAGAATTAAAGAGAATTATAGAGAAAAAATGA
- a CDS encoding DUF4362 domain-containing protein, which translates to MMGIAFFTRCLLVITYLNINNVREKTTEGDPIISDISFNGESLEVERDTTRDKYGENTITNHHCKSISVMKDENNHDQYILTECSGFQRPYYLGTDKR; encoded by the coding sequence ATGATGGGAATAGCATTCTTCACTAGATGTTTATTAGTAATAACTTACTTAAATATCAACAATGTTCGAGAAAAGACTACAGAAGGGGATCCTATCATCAGTGATATTTCTTTCAATGGAGAATCTCTTGAAGTGGAAAGAGATACAACAAGAGATAAGTATGGTGAAAATACAATTACAAACCATCATTGTAAATCAATATCAGTGATGAAAGATGAGAATAATCATGATCAATATATTTTGACGGAGTGTAGTGGCTTTCAAAGACCTTATTATCTAGGCACAGATAAAAGATAA
- a CDS encoding DUF4362 domain-containing protein, with translation MGKLNSRYFSMRDKKVYLMLILFVFLVFFGCTKSPSHKDPFVPESTDIVSSYKGIENVARLKDFIRNVRNEKEDQIRVVSYTKAVSYNGIL, from the coding sequence ATGGGCAAATTGAATTCAAGGTATTTCTCTATGCGTGATAAAAAGGTTTATTTAATGCTTATCCTATTTGTTTTCCTTGTATTCTTTGGTTGTACCAAATCACCATCTCATAAAGATCCATTCGTACCTGAATCAACAGATATAGTAAGCTCATATAAAGGAATAGAAAATGTAGCAAGACTTAAAGATTTTATTCGGAATGTACGGAATGAGAAAGAAGATCAGATAAGGGTAGTTTCCTATACAAAGGCTGTTTCTTATAATGGTATTTTGTAA
- a CDS encoding ATP-binding protein, with product MKRFVIITVGKTHSGKTTFAKYLEQKLPHSLVIDQDNHAEFINKYYRGLIPNKGPNTIKYIITQTIVDYAVNQTNDHLIICNSNRSRKGRLDLLHYFQQKGFIRILVHFDIPDHVLQERVSTTQRSTAIFRSASTFEEVLTRQQAESNRSDIMDPIEGEAEHLFIIKNPEEVHSITQKIIHIAQGC from the coding sequence ATGAAAAGGTTTGTGATTATAACAGTAGGCAAAACACATAGCGGAAAAACCACTTTTGCTAAATACTTAGAGCAAAAATTGCCTCATTCACTTGTCATTGACCAAGATAATCATGCTGAATTCATCAACAAGTATTATAGGGGCTTAATACCTAATAAAGGGCCGAATACGATCAAATACATTATTACTCAAACAATTGTTGATTATGCGGTAAATCAAACAAATGATCATCTTATTATTTGTAATTCAAATCGTTCCCGCAAAGGCCGCTTGGATTTGCTTCATTACTTTCAGCAAAAGGGATTTATTCGTATCCTCGTTCATTTTGATATTCCAGATCATGTTCTTCAAGAGCGAGTATCTACCACTCAGCGAAGTACAGCTATATTTAGGAGTGCTTCTACATTTGAAGAGGTACTTACTCGTCAACAAGCGGAGTCGAATAGAAGTGACATAATGGATCCAATAGAGGGAGAAGCAGAACACTTATTTATCATTAAAAACCCAGAGGAAGTTCATTCTATCACCCAAAAAATTATTCATATTGCACAAGGTTGTTAA
- a CDS encoding YjdJ family protein: MVSFIVQIGIASTLFIFSSIAAWYEGSEIMDNPWEWRYSTPFTQLVKGGVSYANEILPLDYFVYAIKFQPTFPIIMLLTSLYLFIIIGHRLLKQRKKWFAYFLTFIGGSCVLVSYFTSSSPTVGGRMMFKLFLALGFFFLGIGLMSYFERFNRMKVKRRIN; encoded by the coding sequence GTGGTTTCTTTTATCGTTCAAATCGGTATTGCAAGTACTTTATTTATATTCTCTAGTATTGCCGCATGGTATGAAGGTAGCGAAATAATGGATAACCCTTGGGAATGGAGGTACTCTACACCTTTTACACAGCTGGTAAAGGGGGGAGTTAGTTATGCAAACGAAATACTTCCTTTAGATTATTTTGTATATGCCATAAAATTTCAACCTACCTTCCCAATCATTATGCTGCTGACTAGTTTATATTTGTTCATAATCATTGGACACCGTTTATTGAAGCAAAGGAAAAAATGGTTTGCTTATTTTTTGACTTTTATAGGTGGCTCATGCGTTTTAGTTAGTTATTTTACTTCCAGTTCACCAACCGTTGGAGGTCGAATGATGTTTAAACTTTTCTTAGCTCTTGGTTTCTTTTTTTTAGGAATTGGACTGATGAGTTATTTTGAGCGATTCAATCGAATGAAGGTGAAAAGGAGGATAAACTAG
- a CDS encoding ATP-binding protein has protein sequence MEIIMKNMNFDFQQIIEGSLNANIILDDRIIVYANKASKLLLGYNENDEILGKRFDQFLHPEFHSICKERLRRVTENMEIAPLMEQKMFQKDGSEIDVEIMAIPYKHSNNKMMSQIVVRDITEKKHAQHLIMQTEKLSLIGELAAGIVHDIRNPITAIKGFLQLLKAEIANNTYIDIIETEIQQIEDIANELLFLAKPKETVWQVESLFDILNESVNLFSTEAFKRKININIYTGKYKKLFVLGDKVQLKQVFVNLIKNALEAINKSGEIIININKDDKYVYTNIRDNGIGIPSDKLDHIGQSFFTSKKEGTGLGLMVTQNIISSHKGKIMVKSKEGIGTNFTIQLPLYPS, from the coding sequence ATGGAAATAATCATGAAAAATATGAATTTTGATTTTCAACAAATCATAGAAGGAAGTTTAAATGCAAATATTATTTTAGATGACCGAATCATTGTTTATGCCAATAAAGCAAGTAAGTTGTTATTAGGATATAATGAAAATGATGAGATCCTTGGTAAAAGATTCGATCAATTTTTACATCCCGAATTTCATTCCATATGTAAGGAAAGACTAAGACGAGTGACAGAAAACATGGAGATTGCTCCATTAATGGAACAAAAAATGTTTCAAAAAGATGGTTCAGAAATTGATGTAGAAATAATGGCCATACCTTATAAACATTCAAATAATAAGATGATGTCCCAAATTGTTGTACGGGATATAACCGAAAAAAAACATGCTCAGCACCTTATCATGCAAACAGAAAAATTATCACTTATTGGAGAATTAGCAGCAGGTATTGTACATGATATCCGTAACCCCATCACTGCTATTAAAGGATTTCTGCAATTATTAAAAGCAGAAATAGCTAATAACACATACATAGATATAATTGAAACAGAAATTCAGCAAATTGAGGATATTGCCAATGAATTATTATTTTTGGCAAAACCTAAAGAAACCGTATGGCAAGTTGAAAGCCTGTTTGATATCTTAAATGAATCAGTAAATTTATTTAGTACGGAAGCATTTAAAAGGAAGATAAATATTAATATTTATACGGGAAAATATAAAAAGCTTTTTGTCCTAGGAGATAAGGTTCAGTTAAAGCAAGTTTTTGTTAATTTAATCAAAAATGCACTCGAGGCTATTAATAAGAGCGGAGAAATTATCATAAATATTAATAAAGATGATAAATATGTTTATACGAATATTCGAGACAATGGAATAGGGATTCCTTCTGATAAATTAGATCATATTGGACAATCCTTCTTTACTAGCAAAAAGGAAGGAACAGGTCTAGGTTTAATGGTTACCCAAAATATTATCTCAAGCCATAAAGGGAAAATTATGGTGAAAAGTAAAGAAGGAATTGGAACAAATTTTACCATCCAGTTGCCATTATACCCTTCATAA
- a CDS encoding STAS domain-containing protein — protein MHRNNDLYNFLLNKINQLTEDWYDSLNKDDDNGVYSSNNSEVIRKLKRQNNDFHKHLCKVFIEEEAKFFNSFEEWINEVAYDEEHVKTPINRIIREFFRVQDQYFHLIEEFISINEGEYNHSQIHSWHLVIIKAFSKVIEKFTEANNKAQQDTIRELSTPVISLNKNSALLPLIGDIDFDKSLLIERTLQKCAQNGIQTLYIDLSGVHTIDEESVYHLSQLIDALQLIGVKTILSGLHPKIAMAAIHLNLPLNKVTIKASLAQALDEEKAVNY, from the coding sequence ATGCATAGAAATAATGATTTGTATAATTTTTTATTAAATAAAATCAACCAATTAACTGAGGATTGGTATGACTCATTAAATAAAGATGATGATAATGGTGTTTATAGTTCCAATAATTCTGAAGTTATAAGGAAATTAAAAAGGCAAAATAATGATTTCCATAAGCACTTATGCAAAGTATTTATTGAAGAGGAAGCAAAATTTTTTAATTCCTTTGAGGAATGGATCAATGAAGTTGCCTATGATGAAGAGCATGTAAAAACTCCTATTAACAGAATAATAAGGGAGTTTTTTCGAGTGCAGGATCAATACTTCCATTTAATAGAAGAGTTTATATCAATAAATGAAGGGGAATATAATCATTCGCAAATTCATTCCTGGCATTTAGTCATTATTAAAGCTTTTAGTAAAGTCATTGAAAAATTTACTGAAGCAAATAATAAAGCACAACAAGATACTATTCGTGAATTGAGCACCCCAGTAATTTCACTAAACAAGAATAGTGCTCTACTACCTTTAATCGGAGACATTGACTTTGATAAAAGCTTATTAATAGAACGTACACTTCAAAAGTGTGCACAGAACGGTATTCAAACACTTTACATAGATTTATCAGGTGTACATACAATTGATGAAGAGTCTGTCTATCATCTCTCCCAATTAATCGATGCCCTACAACTAATCGGTGTAAAAACGATATTGTCTGGCCTCCACCCTAAAATAGCTATGGCTGCTATTCACTTAAATCTGCCTTTAAATAAGGTAACAATCAAAGCTTCCCTTGCACAAGCCCTTGATGAAGAAAAAGCTGTTAATTATTAA
- a CDS encoding alpha/beta hydrolase family protein yields the protein MFTNLKVGRVVKVVEDTSRKEIYTKGRGSRSFPISIFYPALENTITDIETNLISLFSPAIQEAIDIFSNVGIHIEKLKEVIISVKDHATPIPNTSFPVVLFSPGFGIDRDLYLEITTALVQKGYIVVAISVPYDSFLTVFPNGEVITQAERHPNDETQIKTRMQDVQLVVDSLEKWNQEKFFNGLFDTDKIAVLGHSLGGATVFNIAAIEERIRCAILYDASLHLIDHKMPNIPILNIRQEATSYEEYLDAILDEDDEEQSKNIAKRYIKKQMEMYEHLPKSSSFIKVIGAKHLSFSTISRLISDESPDVMKSIQELTIAFLQEFLSGNSGVYEDRINDQNRPTNCIKFDGSGLPIGNGESNVIR from the coding sequence ATGTTCACTAATTTAAAGGTTGGTAGAGTAGTTAAAGTTGTAGAGGATACAAGTCGAAAAGAGATATATACAAAAGGTAGAGGATCGCGCTCTTTTCCTATCAGCATCTTTTACCCAGCATTAGAGAATACAATAACTGACATAGAAACAAATCTTATCTCTCTTTTCTCCCCTGCCATTCAAGAAGCAATAGACATCTTTTCCAATGTAGGGATTCATATTGAAAAGTTAAAAGAGGTTATTATTTCTGTTAAAGATCATGCGACTCCTATTCCAAATACTTCATTTCCGGTCGTATTATTTTCTCCAGGATTTGGGATCGATCGAGATTTGTATCTTGAGATCACAACAGCATTAGTCCAAAAAGGATACATTGTTGTTGCAATTAGTGTACCATATGATAGTTTCTTAACGGTCTTTCCTAATGGAGAAGTTATCACACAAGCAGAAAGACATCCAAATGACGAAACACAGATCAAAACTAGAATGCAGGATGTACAATTAGTAGTGGATTCTTTAGAAAAATGGAACCAGGAGAAATTTTTCAATGGATTATTTGACACCGATAAAATTGCCGTATTAGGCCATTCACTAGGTGGAGCAACCGTTTTCAATATTGCTGCTATTGAAGAACGTATACGATGTGCCATTTTATATGATGCAAGTTTGCATTTAATCGATCACAAGATGCCTAATATCCCCATTCTGAATATTCGTCAAGAAGCCACTTCTTATGAAGAGTATCTCGATGCAATTTTAGACGAAGATGACGAAGAACAGAGCAAAAATATTGCTAAACGCTATATCAAGAAACAAATGGAAATGTATGAGCATTTACCTAAAAGTAGCTCATTTATAAAAGTAATCGGTGCGAAGCATTTATCATTTTCAACGATTAGTAGGCTTATCTCTGATGAATCACCTGATGTAATGAAGTCCATTCAAGAACTAACGATAGCATTTCTTCAGGAATTCTTAAGTGGAAATAGTGGAGTGTATGAAGACAGGATTAACGATCAAAACAGACCGACTAATTGTATCAAATTCGATGGAAGTGGATTACCTATTGGCAATGGCGAATCAAATGTCATTAGGTAA
- a CDS encoding DUF4179 domain-containing protein, producing MRSIEDLLKVKVKNDNIDIPNENKMWNKVVSNLQKGDQATTKRLMKPKLVISVILMAIVLTTTPVLAKYSNELLEWMRDINGNGIITSLENGFGQEINKTTKNGLGVLQVHNVVSDENGTTINISLDIDHDHSISAAGFDDALLIMEDGKEEKLDATVVYNKKYDKLVGYLHTDKEISADSKVILQIGGLSEIQTKTVKLKSLIQDDTKTIPINQDGISQIKFISNEYRNGEYQIDYLIELEEKNNIDHASLVFSFQDKRILSSGVVYKRPQPNVLKLSESFRLDKNELDNVEMSLAYNDRGNYYPEMWQLEFEYNYNLAKKSTYTMKLNKTIDMGIQKLQLKNLVITPSRVKIYFDKKNSNSESNEVFINYNEVTLQIGDESLEGYIDSEGYISFETQGVLENIKSKQISLSFNNARVSYKGGKQDKVRLTNISNEPNTIHTEIKGFPIEITYYSKGNDLIVESESNDNRFGGITQSVIYKKDKRIFADKRSEDGLHRHNNQVETFKNIKDKDLTLNIFLFTVYEERPKTVILK from the coding sequence TTGAGAAGTATTGAGGATCTATTAAAGGTAAAAGTAAAAAACGATAATATTGATATTCCTAATGAAAATAAAATGTGGAATAAAGTTGTTTCTAATCTTCAAAAGGGTGATCAGGCCACAACTAAACGTTTAATGAAGCCAAAGCTTGTAATCTCTGTAATATTAATGGCTATCGTTTTAACAACTACTCCTGTATTGGCAAAATACTCGAATGAACTTTTAGAATGGATGCGAGATATAAATGGAAATGGAATTATTACCTCTTTAGAAAATGGATTCGGACAAGAAATCAACAAAACGACAAAAAATGGACTCGGAGTGTTACAGGTGCATAATGTCGTTTCGGATGAAAATGGTACTACTATTAATATTAGCTTAGATATCGATCATGATCATTCAATAAGTGCAGCAGGGTTTGATGATGCACTGTTAATAATGGAAGATGGAAAAGAAGAGAAGCTTGATGCAACTGTAGTTTATAATAAAAAATATGATAAATTAGTCGGCTACTTGCATACTGATAAAGAGATTTCAGCGGATAGTAAAGTCATTCTCCAAATTGGTGGTCTTTCCGAAATACAAACGAAAACAGTAAAGCTTAAATCTTTGATTCAGGACGATACAAAAACGATTCCAATAAATCAAGACGGCATATCTCAAATCAAGTTCATTTCTAATGAATATCGTAACGGGGAGTATCAAATAGATTATCTTATTGAATTAGAAGAGAAAAATAATATCGATCATGCTTCCTTAGTTTTTAGTTTTCAAGATAAACGCATTTTAAGTTCAGGAGTAGTATATAAACGTCCCCAACCGAATGTTCTAAAACTCAGTGAATCATTCAGGCTGGATAAAAATGAACTGGATAATGTAGAAATGAGTTTAGCATATAATGATAGAGGCAATTATTATCCTGAAATGTGGCAGCTGGAATTTGAATATAATTATAATCTTGCAAAAAAATCTACCTATACGATGAAATTAAACAAAACAATTGATATGGGGATCCAGAAGCTTCAATTGAAAAACTTAGTCATCACTCCAAGTAGAGTGAAGATATATTTTGACAAGAAAAATAGTAATAGTGAATCAAATGAAGTTTTTATTAATTATAATGAAGTAACTTTGCAAATTGGAGATGAAAGTTTGGAAGGATATATAGATAGTGAAGGCTATATTTCTTTTGAAACTCAGGGAGTATTAGAAAATATAAAAAGTAAACAAATTTCACTATCCTTCAATAATGCGAGAGTTAGTTATAAAGGGGGAAAACAAGACAAAGTACGCCTTACAAACATTTCTAATGAACCAAATACCATTCACACTGAAATAAAAGGTTTTCCAATAGAAATTACTTATTATTCTAAGGGTAATGATTTGATTGTAGAGTCTGAAAGTAATGACAATCGCTTTGGTGGGATTACACAAAGTGTCATTTATAAAAAGGACAAAAGGATTTTTGCTGATAAGCGTTCCGAGGATGGATTGCATCGACATAATAATCAAGTAGAAACATTTAAAAATATAAAGGATAAAGATCTTACTTTAAATATTTTTTTATTTACAGTTTACGAGGAACGTCCGAAAACTGTTATTCTTAAATAA
- a CDS encoding RNA polymerase sigma factor, translating into MEQVNEGKELFHTYYKDVFRACYYMVQNKYDAEDLCQDVFTKALCEDFQAIQNQKSWLLSIAMNMSRNYLKRNKRMILKETVQLLTFMRFGDSPTIEQKIEKSESNSEVVELMNKLPIRLRKVMVLKYVHECKDKEIADILKIPEGTVKSRHFKGKQLIKKLIQEDKNLFIEWRNGLEKY; encoded by the coding sequence ATGGAACAAGTTAATGAAGGGAAGGAGCTATTTCATACTTATTATAAAGATGTTTTTCGAGCTTGTTATTATATGGTTCAAAATAAATATGATGCGGAAGATCTATGCCAGGACGTTTTTACTAAAGCATTATGTGAGGATTTTCAAGCGATTCAAAATCAAAAATCCTGGCTACTTAGTATTGCCATGAACATGTCACGAAATTATTTAAAGAGAAATAAAAGAATGATATTAAAGGAAACTGTTCAACTTCTTACATTCATGCGTTTTGGGGACAGCCCAACTATCGAACAAAAAATCGAAAAGAGTGAAAGTAACAGTGAAGTAGTTGAATTAATGAATAAACTACCTATTCGCTTAAGAAAAGTCATGGTATTAAAGTATGTTCATGAATGTAAAGATAAAGAAATAGCAGATATTTTAAAGATCCCCGAAGGTACGGTAAAGTCTAGACATTTTAAAGGAAAACAATTAATTAAAAAGTTAATTCAGGAGGATAAAAATCTTTTCATTGAATGGAGGAATGGACTTGAGAAGTATTGA
- a CDS encoding GNAT family N-acetyltransferase: protein MITYREIDESFLNEYDRIPMLIHVKSIFSIEKIDNGLGGFLLKETPVKEYIKDLGVYELAINYSQSFDISNWAFFMAFDNDIPIGAVTIASKTKDVEVLDGRDDMSVLWDIRVDDRYKQQGVGTELFKKAVEWSKSNGLKQMKIECQNNNVPACKFYHKHGAILGKVDEYAYYKDAEIKDEIQFIWYLDL from the coding sequence TTGATTACATATAGAGAAATTGATGAATCATTTTTAAATGAATATGACAGGATTCCTATGCTAATACATGTAAAGAGTATATTTAGTATAGAAAAGATTGACAATGGATTAGGAGGATTTCTATTAAAAGAAACCCCAGTTAAAGAGTACATAAAAGATTTAGGTGTATATGAACTGGCAATAAACTATTCTCAAAGTTTCGATATTTCTAATTGGGCATTTTTTATGGCATTTGATAATGATATACCTATTGGTGCTGTGACTATAGCTTCAAAAACAAAAGATGTTGAAGTGCTCGATGGTCGAGATGATATGAGTGTGCTATGGGATATTAGAGTGGATGATAGATATAAGCAACAAGGTGTAGGTACAGAATTATTTAAGAAGGCTGTTGAATGGTCTAAATCAAATGGATTAAAGCAAATGAAAATAGAGTGCCAAAATAATAATGTTCCAGCTTGTAAATTTTATCATAAACATGGTGCGATATTAGGAAAAGTAGACGAATATGCCTATTACAAAGATGCTGAAATAAAAGATGAAATTCAATTTATATGGTATCTAGATTTATAA